The following coding sequences are from one Frigoribacterium sp. Leaf415 window:
- a CDS encoding alpha-ketoglutarate-dependent dioxygenase AlkB, whose protein sequence is MSIPFTASLLDGLSDGPDLAPLVGRVDHLDLGEGAWLDVVPGWASSSDALFERLVTDVPWRADRRQMYDRVVEVPRLVSSYGAGDRLPDPVLARARDDLNDYYAHERGAPVEQRFDRAGLCFYRTGDDSIAWHGDSVGRTIDRDTMVGILSLGAPRTLAVRSRSTGTTRRFPLGHGDLLVMGGSCQRTHEHAVAKTKKAVGPRISVQFRPVWPT, encoded by the coding sequence ATGAGCATCCCCTTCACCGCCTCGCTGCTCGACGGCCTGTCCGACGGTCCCGACCTCGCGCCGCTCGTCGGGCGCGTCGACCACCTCGACCTGGGCGAGGGCGCCTGGCTCGACGTCGTCCCGGGCTGGGCGTCGAGTTCCGACGCCCTCTTCGAACGTCTCGTGACCGACGTGCCGTGGCGGGCCGACCGGCGACAGATGTACGACCGGGTGGTCGAGGTGCCGCGGCTGGTCTCGTCCTACGGCGCGGGCGACCGACTGCCCGACCCCGTGCTGGCCCGGGCACGGGACGACCTCAACGACTACTACGCGCACGAGCGCGGGGCCCCCGTCGAGCAGCGCTTCGACCGGGCGGGGCTGTGCTTCTACCGGACGGGCGACGACAGCATCGCCTGGCACGGCGACAGCGTCGGGCGCACGATCGACCGCGACACGATGGTGGGCATCCTCTCGCTCGGGGCGCCGCGCACGCTCGCGGTCCGGTCCCGGTCGACCGGCACGACCCGGCGGTTCCCGCTCGGCCACGGCGACCTGCTCGTCATGGGCGGCAGCTGCCAACGGACCCACGAACACGCCGTCGCGAAGACCAAGAAGGCCGTCGGTCCCCGCATCAGCGTGCAGTTCCGACCGGTGTGGCCCACCTGA
- a CDS encoding LacI family DNA-binding transcriptional regulator: MPATRDDVARLAGVSSSTVSYAISGRRTISAATRRRVEAAMAELNYTPNAFARGLAGARGGILALHYPYGRRGVTSSEFEYVAAATDRARRRGYHLLLWSNPIDDVEGLGSLVSEGLVDGVILMELTARDDRVAVLSRSRLPFTNIGRPDDVDGLWFVDADYDSLARQAVDHLADLGHRRVFFLGQSIRAPERGSGPLDRTTRALVRPAGERGLTLETHAADDSVPGGRRAFDAFVGSAARPTAVLAFNEMALAGFVQAAAAAGRSIPDDLTVVALSIGDLAAEMTSPPLTTVNPPGADIAAAAVDDLVDLIEGRRHDAPHVLVAPRLVVRGTSAAAPLDRTT, translated from the coding sequence ATGCCGGCAACCCGTGACGACGTGGCGCGTCTGGCAGGCGTCTCGTCGAGCACCGTGTCGTACGCCATCAGCGGGCGACGGACCATCTCGGCCGCCACGCGCCGCCGCGTCGAAGCCGCGATGGCCGAGTTGAACTACACGCCCAACGCGTTCGCCCGAGGTCTCGCCGGTGCGCGGGGCGGCATCCTCGCCCTGCACTACCCGTACGGGCGCCGCGGAGTCACGTCGTCCGAGTTCGAGTACGTGGCGGCGGCCACCGACCGGGCGAGACGCCGGGGTTACCACCTGCTGCTGTGGTCGAACCCCATCGACGACGTCGAGGGACTCGGCAGCCTCGTGAGCGAGGGCCTGGTCGACGGGGTGATCCTGATGGAGCTCACGGCGCGCGACGACCGCGTCGCCGTGCTCTCGCGGTCCCGCCTGCCGTTCACGAACATCGGGCGCCCCGACGACGTCGACGGGCTCTGGTTCGTCGACGCCGACTACGACTCGCTGGCTCGTCAGGCGGTCGACCACCTCGCCGACCTCGGTCACCGGCGTGTGTTCTTCCTCGGACAGAGCATCCGGGCCCCCGAGCGCGGGTCCGGTCCGCTCGACCGGACGACGAGGGCGCTGGTCCGCCCCGCCGGCGAGAGGGGTCTGACGCTCGAGACGCATGCGGCCGACGACTCCGTCCCGGGTGGCCGCCGGGCCTTCGACGCCTTCGTCGGCTCGGCGGCCCGGCCGACGGCGGTGCTCGCCTTCAACGAGATGGCGCTCGCCGGCTTCGTGCAGGCCGCGGCGGCGGCCGGCCGGTCGATCCCGGACGACCTCACGGTGGTCGCGCTGAGCATCGGCGACCTGGCCGCCGAGATGACCTCACCGCCGCTCACCACCGTCAACCCGCCCGGCGCCGACATCGCGGCCGCCGCGGTCGACGACCTCGTCGATCTCATCGAGGGTCGACGCCACGACGCCCCCCACGTCCTCGTGGCCCCACGTCTCGTGGTGCGGGGCACCTCGGCGGCCGCGCCCCTCGACCGGACGACGTAG